The DNA window CCCTCGCCGAGATGTGCCGGTTAACTGACTGCGGATTAGGGGCGAAGAGCCGCCAGTTTTGCTCGAAGACTGGCCGGACCCACGCGTTGGTCTGTTGGCTGTACATTTTCGAGATGGCGTTCGGGGGCGCCACGTACAGAAATACCAGAAGCACATGAACCAGGGTCGCTGCCAGACACAGGGCCACCGCGGCTCCCGTCACCGCGGTCAGCAGGCATGGTGGCCCTGAAATGCCACGAGTTCTGCGGGCCCCTCCGCCCCCGTCCTTCGCGGCCAGCTCGAGCTCGGTCCGTTGCGATTCCTTCATCTTCGTCGACTCAGCGTTGCCCAGCACAGCCCCACCCGGTCCTTCCCAGCCCGACTGCTCGCACCTGCTTCTCCTGCTTCCGCAGGTAACGCGCGATGGCATCGACGACGATCCACCGCGCGCCACCCGTATTTGTTGCGTGTCGGAGCATGCCCACCCATGCGCGCGCTCCGAAGAAAGGACCTATGCGCGACTCACTGCTCCCAGCGAACCGCAAGGGAGAAATTCACTCAGCTGGCGAAGGCCGGCTTGGACTGCCACTTGTCGTGGTGGTCGTTCTTCCCCCACTTGTCGTGGTGGTCGTTCTTCCCCCACTTGTCGTGGTGGTCGTTCTTCCCCCACTTGTCGTGGTGGCCAGTCCCCGGCTTCCCGGGCTTCTCGTCGCAGTCGCAGTCTCCGTGTCCGCCCGTCGCGGCATCGCCCGTCGCGGCATCGCCCGTCGCGGCATCGCCCGTCGCAGCGTCACCCGTCGCAGCGTCACCCGTCGCAGCGTCACCCGTCGCAGCATCGCCCGTCGCAGCATCGCCCGTCGCAGCGTCACCCGTCGCAGCGTCACCCGTCGCAGCATCGCCCGTCGCAGCGTCACCCGTCGCAGCGTCACCCGTCGCAGCGTCACCCGTCGCAGCGTCACCCGTCGCAGCGTCACCCGTCGCAGCATCGCCCGTCGCAGCATCGCCCGTCGCAGCATCGCCCGTCGCAGCATCGCCCGTCGCAGCGTCACCCGTCGCAGCGTCACCCGTCGCAGCGTCACCCGTCGCAGCGTCACCCGTCGCAGCATCGCCCGTCGCAGCATCGCCCGTCGCAGCGTCACCCGTCGCAGCGTCACCCGTCGCGGTGGTGTCGTCGTCACATGTGGGCCTGGTAATCACGTTGTCGTCCAGTGTCACGGCCCCGTTGCGGGCCAACGCCCGGCCCTGGATGGTCGCCCCATTGGTGACACTGATCGAAGTGAGTGCCATGAGGGTACCCACGAAGTTGGAGTCGGTTCCGAGAGTGGCCGATTCATCAGTCACCCAGAACACGTTGCACGCCTGGGCGAGGTTCTGAAGGACCACGCTGCTGGCGGATGCCGTCGTCAGGCCGGCAGGAACCTTGAACACCCAGACGGCATCGGGATTGTTTTGTCCGTCCAGGGTCCAGGTCCCGTTGATCAGGAGTCCGGACGTGACGGCGTAAGTGCCGGGAGCCAGCGTGGGATTCACTGGCGCTGCGGGAAGGTTGAATTCCGTGGGCTGTCCGAAGGCGTTGTCGTACGCAGTGGCCAGGTCGGCTTTCGCCTGCATCGCCACACCGTCCGCCACGTGGATTGTCCCGCCCGTGACCGTCCCAGGCGGGAATCCCGTAACGGCCGACCCTGGATGTACGCCGAGGTCTCCGGTGACTACTGAGGGGCCCTCGTTGGTGACCGTCGAACCGGCCAGCACCGCGAAGCTTTCCGCGGTACCCAAAGGTACAGATGTTGCCGCAAGTGCCCGAATAGGCGTCACTGCCACAACGGCAACGGCGACCAGCAGGGTGAGTACCCCCGCGATCCAGGCGGACATTGTGCGCCGATGCGGCGCATCGGGCATGTTCAGTGTCATTGAGGAACCAACTCCTGTAGGGGTGGTAACGTCCGGCGAAACTTAATCGCCTCTCTTGTCGGCGGGAGATTACCCAGATAACCCTTCATAGCTACGATCCATCGGGCGGTGTCGCCGGAATTTATGTGCATCACGAAAATGTATGACGAACGTTGACCCGACTGGCTATCCCTCATCCAGCGGCGATCCATCGGTGGCGCGGTCGACCGCCAATGGAATAGGCCTGCACCTACAATGTGCCTCGGCTGAATCGCGCTTAGCGCGGAATGGGGCGAGTGAGCAGCGACACTCCCCTGAATAGCGCAAGCCAAGAAGCGTCCGCCGAGCCGGAGCCGAATGCCGCAACTAATCACATATTCATATCGTCGAGTCCGATAGCGGGAACTGAAGTTCGCCAAAGCGTCGGGCGAGTGGTGGCCAGGACGACCTAGACGCCATCGCGGCGAAGCTCAACAACCGTCCGCGCAAGTGCCTGGGGTTCCGGACGCCAGCCGAGAGCGTTGCCTTGACCGGTTGAATCTAAGACGGCTTTCTTTGCGAAGGAGAGCCGGTGACGGTGCACCCGTTCATCGAGGCGGAGAAGCAAGACGGTCACAACGTCAAGCGCGCATGTGAACTGCTCAAGGTCTCCCGAGCCGCCTTCTGCGCCCGCCGCACCGGCAAGCCCGGTTCGCGGGCGGTCCATGACGCGGAACTGACCGGGCAGATCTCCGAGGTCCACGCCCAGTCGCGTGGCACCTACGGCGCTCCACGCATCCAGGCCGTGCTGAAACGCCAGGGTGCTGTCTGCGGACGCCGCCGCATCGCCAGACTGATGGGAGCGGCGGGCCTGGAGGGCCGCCACCGCAGACGACGGTATCTGACCACCGTCCCCGACTCTCGCGCCGCCACCCGGCCCGACCTCATCCTGCGGCAGTTCGGTCCCGACCCGGCCGGCGCCCACA is part of the Streptomyces agglomeratus genome and encodes:
- a CDS encoding pentapeptide repeat-containing protein produces the protein MLRRAMLRRVTLRRVTLRRVTLRRVTLRRAMLRRAMLRRAMLRRAMLRRVTLRRVTLRRVTLRRVTLRRVTLRRAMLRRVTLRRVTLRRAMLRRAMLRRVTLRRVTLRRVTLRRAMPRRAMPRRAMPRRADTETATATRSPGSRGLATTTSGGRTTTTTSGGRTTTTTSGGRTTTTTSGSPSRPSPAE